Proteins co-encoded in one Arachis hypogaea cultivar Tifrunner chromosome 11, arahy.Tifrunner.gnm2.J5K5, whole genome shotgun sequence genomic window:
- the LOC112720564 gene encoding late embryogenesis abundant protein 18 gives MKSSKEKLSNMASAAKEHVDICGAKIDEKTEKARARTEEEKVIAHERAKAREAKAKMELHEAKARHAAEKLSTKQAHLDPSSFGAHHQQPPTTTHQQPLGSLATPAGGVTNPSYPLGGNHHINKHI, from the exons ATGAAATCTTCAAAGGAGAAGCTAAGCAACATGGCCAGTGCCGCCAAGGAACACGTTGACATCTGCGGAGCCAAAATTGACGAGAAG ACAGAGAAAGCAAGGGCACGAACAGAGGAGGAGAAAGTGATAGCACATGAGCGCGCAAAGGCGAGAGAAGCAAAGGCAAAAATGGAGTTGCATGAAGCCAAAGCCAGGCATGCAGCCGAGAAGCTAAGCACCAAGCAGGCGCACCTGGACCCTTCCTCGTTTGGAGCACACCATCAGCAGCCCCCAACAACAACGCACCAGCAGCCATTAGGGTCTCTTGCAACGCCTGCTGGAGGAGTCACCAATCCTTCATATCCATTGGGAGGAAATCATCATATCAATAAGCACATTTAG
- the LOC112720565 gene encoding ferredoxin C 2, chloroplastic produces MALRIPCNCCIPFSNHQSSASNAFYTAAFTNRRKSTSAARAELRTQVDVTPPTAYSSPSGEVPTHKVTVHDTQRGIVHEFVVPEDQYILHTAESQNITLPFACRHGCCTSCAVRIKNGQIRQPEALGISAELKEKGYALLCVGFPSTDVEVETQDEDEVYWLQFGRYFARGPVERDDYALELAMGDE; encoded by the exons ATGGCTCTTCGAATTCCCTGTAACTGCTGCATTCCATTCTCAAACCACCAATCTTCTGCTTCTAACGCTTTCTACACCGCTGCTTTCACAAACCGCCGCAAGTCCACCTCGGCGGCGAGGGCGGAGCTCCGGACGCAGGTGGATGTGACCCCCCCAACTGCTTACTCGTCACCGTCCGGTGAGGTTCCTACTCACAAGGTCACCGTCCATGATACACAAAGAGGAATCGTTCACGAGTTCGTGGTTCCTgag GATCAGTATATATTACACACTGCTGAATCTCAGAACATTACCCTTCCGTTTGCCTGCAGACATG GTTGTTGTACTAGCTGTGCTGTACGTATAAAGAATGGACAGATTAGACAGCCAGAGGCACTTGGGATATCTGCTGAATTGAAAGAAAAG GGCTATGCACTTCTTTGTGTGGGGTTCCCATCCACGGACGTTGAAGTAGAAACGCAAGATGAAGATGAG GTATATTGGCTTCAGTTCGGACGGTATTTCGCCCGAGGACCAGTG GAGAGAGATGACTATGCCTTGGAGTTGGCCATGGGCGACGAGTAA